The DNA segment TGCTTTGCAGCTTCCAGTTCCTTTTCCGAAGGTCCTTCCCTGATGAAACGTTTAAGCGTTTCCCTCACCACCTGCAGCGCCTCGCCAGCCTGTTCATTCTTTGTCTGCAAACCCAATTGAAACAGTCCGGTCTGACGCATCGGCAGGAAATAGCTGTAGACGCTGTAACTCAAGCCGCGTTTCTCACGGACTTCATTGCTAAGGAGTGAGACCAGGCCGCTGCCACCGAGGATGTGATTCCCCACATAGAGGGTGAAGTAGTCAGGGTCACCACGGCGCATGCCGGGTTGTCCAATATAGAGATGGGACTGGGTTGAGGGAAAAGGGATCTGCTCATCGATGGCTCCCTGCAGCGGCGCCACCTGGGGCAGTTTCGCCACCTGCTCCCCGGGTTCGAGTCCGTGTGTTACCTGCTCTGCAATCGATTCAGCCTGGCTTCTGTTGACAGCCCCGACAATCGCCACCAAGGCATTCTTTGCCACATACAGTCGCTTGTGGGTGGCGACTATGTCCGCTCGGGTTATCGCTTTAACCGACTCGATAGTGCCATCGGGATCTGAGGCATAGGGGTGATCCCCAAACACGAGCTGATAGAGGCGCTTTTTGCCCAGACTGCCAGGAGACTGCTCGTCCTGGACCAATCCTGCCAGTATGGATTGGCGCAGCCGCTCGATATCCTCCTCGGCGAAGCTGGGCTCGGCAACCACTTTAGACATGGTTTCAAGGGCCAGGGCG comes from the Candidatus Thiodiazotropha sp. CDECU1 genome and includes:
- a CDS encoding M16 family metallopeptidase codes for the protein MHTEAWIKHIFFYTFLLLSGWVSAAPQIQTWQTANGVKVLFVAAPEIEMVDVRIVFDAGSARDGDKQGVTSFTNNLLSEGAGGWSAYQIAERMEGVGAQLETGSLRDMAWVSVRSLTESKALALALETMSKVVAEPSFAEEDIERLRQSILAGLVQDEQSPGSLGKKRLYQLVFGDHPYASDPDGTIESVKAITRADIVATHKRLYVAKNALVAIVGAVNRSQAESIAEQVTHGLEPGEQVAKLPQVAPLQGAIDEQIPFPSTQSHLYIGQPGMRRGDPDYFTLYVGNHILGGSGLVSLLSNEVREKRGLSYSVYSYFLPMRQTGLFQLGLQTKNEQAGEALQVVRETLKRFIREGPSEKELEAAKQNITGGFPLRIASNGKIVEYLAVIGFYDLPLDYLDRFTDKVAAVTREQIQDAFQRRIDPDRLVRVQVGRTAPLAKVSKQSDADSKE